A part of Periophthalmus magnuspinnatus isolate fPerMag1 chromosome 14, fPerMag1.2.pri, whole genome shotgun sequence genomic DNA contains:
- the LOC117381695 gene encoding transgelin-like: MSNKGPAYGLSREVQAKIDRKYDQELEERLVAWIMAQCGNDVEQPEAGKTGFQNWLKNGRVLCELINSLYGANKPIKSIKTSPMAFKQMEQISLFLGAAEKYGVTKTDMFQTVDLFEGKDLAAVQRTLMALGCLAVTKDDGNYKGDPNWFHRKAQENKREFSEEQLQQGKNVIGLQMGSNTGASQAGMTGYGQPRQIIN; the protein is encoded by the exons ATGTCAAACAAAGGTCCAGCATACGGTCTGAGCCGCGAGGTACAGGCAAAGATTGATAGAAAGTATGACCAAGAGCTAGAGGAGCGTTTGGTGGCGTGGATCATGGCTCAATGTGGCAATGACGTGGAACAACCTGAGGCTGGGAAGACGGGCTTTCAGAATTGGCTCAAGAACGGCCGT GTGCTGTGTGAACTCATCAATAGTCTCTATGGTGCAAACAAGCCCATAAAGAGCATTAAGACCTCCCCTATGGCATTCAAACAAATGGAACAAATCTCCCTGTTCCTTGGAGCGGCAGAAAAATATGGAGTCACCAAAACTGATATGTTTCAGACTGTAGATCTTTTTGAAG GGAAAGATTTGGCTGCAGTTCAGAGAACCCTGATGGCTTTGGGCTGCTTGGCTGTCACAAAAGATGATGGCAACTACAAAGGAGACCCCAACTGGTTTCACAG AAAAGCCCAAGAGAACAAGAGGGAGTTTTCAGAGGAGCAGCTGCAGCAAGGCAAAAACGTTATTGGTCTTCAGATGGGCTCAAACACAGGAGCGTCTCAGGCCGGGATGACGGGCTACGGCCAACCACGGCAGATCATCAACTGA